A window from Synechococcus sp. RSCCF101 encodes these proteins:
- a CDS encoding 8-amino-7-oxononanoate synthase, with product MVPPSRDPAIRDLAQQLTALPTDGRRVLRCLQPSAESGCLESPTEPGRLVDLASNDYLGLSRHPQVLAAAARAMREEGLGAAASPLVTGRRPSHRVLEEELARWLGRERALLFPSGFQANLAAVVALTGRRGVVLADRLSHHSLLAGVRCSGARLQRFAHNDLADLERRLTACEASHRTGAPPPLVISESCFSMEGSSPDVAALAGLCARHGARLLVDEAHALGVLGEGGRGLCHRLNDPVTLITGTFGKAFGSGGAFLAGDAVMGDWLLQTSGAYRYSTALAPPLAAAALAALQLIETHPGWVRELAAAADIWRQRLTAAGWPPLPGRGPILPLIVGSDAAALTLQQELERAGVLCIAIRPPTVPPGSARIRLVVRRQNPAAALETVLTVLDDVGGRLKAVPHAP from the coding sequence GTGGTCCCTCCCAGCCGGGATCCCGCCATCCGGGATCTGGCCCAACAGCTCACAGCGCTCCCCACCGACGGACGTCGCGTGCTGCGCTGCCTGCAGCCGTCGGCGGAGAGCGGCTGTCTGGAGTCCCCCACGGAGCCGGGGCGACTGGTGGACCTGGCCAGCAACGACTACCTCGGTCTCAGCCGCCACCCGCAGGTGCTCGCCGCAGCCGCCCGGGCGATGCGGGAGGAGGGACTGGGCGCGGCGGCCTCCCCTCTTGTGACTGGCCGTCGGCCCAGCCACAGGGTGCTGGAGGAGGAGCTGGCGCGGTGGCTCGGCCGCGAGCGCGCGCTGCTCTTCCCCAGTGGGTTTCAGGCGAACCTGGCCGCGGTGGTGGCCCTCACCGGCCGTCGCGGCGTCGTCCTGGCCGATCGGCTGAGCCATCATTCGCTTCTGGCAGGTGTGCGCTGCAGCGGCGCCCGCCTGCAACGCTTCGCCCACAACGATCTGGCCGATCTGGAGCGGCGCCTCACGGCCTGCGAGGCGTCGCACCGGACCGGGGCTCCACCGCCGCTGGTGATCAGCGAGAGTTGCTTCAGCATGGAGGGAAGCAGTCCGGACGTGGCCGCCCTGGCCGGGCTCTGCGCCCGCCACGGAGCCCGGTTGCTGGTGGATGAAGCCCACGCGCTCGGGGTGCTCGGCGAGGGCGGACGCGGCCTCTGCCACCGGCTCAACGATCCGGTGACCCTGATCACCGGGACCTTCGGCAAGGCCTTCGGCAGCGGCGGAGCCTTTCTCGCCGGCGACGCCGTGATGGGCGACTGGCTGCTGCAGACCAGCGGGGCCTACCGCTACAGCACCGCCCTGGCGCCACCCCTGGCCGCCGCCGCGCTGGCGGCGCTTCAGCTGATCGAGACCCATCCCGGATGGGTGCGGGAGCTGGCGGCAGCGGCAGACATCTGGCGGCAACGGCTGACGGCAGCGGGTTGGCCCCCGCTGCCGGGCCGCGGCCCGATCCTGCCCCTGATCGTGGGCAGCGACGCCGCCGCGCTCACGCTGCAGCAGGAGCTGGAGCGGGCCGGCGTGCTCTGCATCGCGATTCGCCCACCCACCGTGCCGCCGGGCAGCGCCCGCATCCGACTCGTGGTGCGGCGGCAGAATCCCGCTGCGGCCCTCGAGACCGTGCTGACCGTGCTCGACGACGTGGGAGGCAGGCTGAAGGCAGTCCCCCACGCCCCATGA
- a CDS encoding RNA helicase: MDVPPLQNLFPFPLDGFQLEAIDALNQGHSVVVSAPTGSGKTLVGEYAIHRALAHGRKVFYTTPLKALSNQKLRDFRAQFGSDRVGLMTGDLSLNREARIVVMTTEIFRNMLYAEADEHDDPLADVETVVLDECHYMNDSQRGTVWEESIIHCPSPVQLVALSATVANAGQLTDWIERVHGPTTLVLSDHRPVPLEFSFCSAKGLHPLLNEARTGLHPHCKVWRPPKGARRKGRSPRPPQPEPPPIAFVVDQMAQRAMLPAIYFIFSRRGCDRAVRDLGPLCLLDPRERALLEERLAAYSAANPEAVRDRQHADALLRGIASHHAGVLPAWKELIEDLFQQGLVKVVFATETLAAGINMPARTTVISALSKRTERGHRPLMSSEFLQMAGRAGRRGLDTRGYVVTVQSRFEGVREAGQLAISPPDPLVSQFTPSYGMVLNLLQRYELARARELVECSFGRYLASLDLVEEEALLDELRSQLDSLQDTAGDVPWEVFETYEKQRGRLREERRLLRILQQQAEETLANELTLALQFASEGTLISLKSPQLRGRVTPAVLVAKRDGPGQFPLLLCLTDDNLWLLLPCQAVVCLHAELSCLQVRDLDPPDLRRSGELRHGDGASAGLALAVGHMASRHDMSTPQYDLAGEVQAQARLVAELEEELTLHPAHRWGDRKQLKKHRRRMEELELEIGERQKLLHHRANRHWETFLALIGILQQFGCLDDLEPTEIGRSVAALRGDNELWLGLALMSGHLDALEPPELAAVLEAISTEVSRPDLWSGFPPPPAAEEALQDIAGLRRELLRAQERAQVVMPAWWEPELMGLVEAWARGCSWNDLIANTSLDEGDVVRLLRRTVDLLTQVPYCEAVSEQLRRGARAALRAINRFPVCESEDILAAAAAEAAAANPATERVPPGTPPAGAALTPPTDADGPSASDPPPHQSGPD; the protein is encoded by the coding sequence ATGGACGTGCCGCCGCTGCAGAACCTGTTTCCGTTTCCTCTGGACGGCTTCCAGCTGGAGGCGATCGATGCCCTGAACCAGGGCCATTCCGTGGTGGTGAGCGCCCCCACCGGTTCCGGCAAGACCCTGGTCGGTGAGTACGCCATTCACAGGGCCCTGGCCCATGGCCGCAAGGTCTTCTACACAACCCCCCTCAAGGCCCTCTCCAACCAGAAGCTCAGGGATTTCCGCGCCCAGTTCGGTTCCGACCGCGTGGGCCTGATGACCGGCGATCTCAGCCTCAACCGGGAGGCCCGGATCGTGGTGATGACCACGGAGATCTTCCGCAACATGCTCTACGCCGAGGCGGATGAGCACGATGACCCGCTGGCCGATGTGGAAACAGTGGTGCTCGATGAGTGCCACTACATGAACGACAGCCAGCGCGGCACGGTCTGGGAGGAATCGATCATCCACTGCCCGTCTCCGGTGCAGCTGGTGGCCCTCTCGGCCACGGTGGCCAATGCCGGCCAGCTGACCGACTGGATCGAACGGGTCCATGGACCCACCACGCTCGTGCTCAGCGATCACCGGCCGGTGCCGCTGGAGTTCAGCTTCTGCAGTGCCAAGGGGCTGCACCCGCTGCTCAACGAGGCCCGCACCGGCCTCCATCCCCACTGCAAGGTCTGGAGACCGCCGAAGGGAGCCCGGCGCAAGGGGCGCAGCCCCAGGCCGCCCCAGCCCGAACCGCCGCCGATCGCCTTCGTGGTCGACCAGATGGCCCAGCGCGCCATGCTGCCGGCGATCTATTTCATCTTCAGCCGGCGCGGCTGTGACAGGGCGGTGCGGGATCTCGGTCCTCTCTGCCTGCTGGATCCCCGGGAGCGGGCCCTGCTCGAGGAGCGGCTGGCCGCCTACAGCGCCGCCAACCCCGAGGCCGTGCGCGACCGCCAGCATGCCGATGCGCTCCTGCGCGGCATCGCCTCCCACCATGCCGGCGTGCTGCCGGCCTGGAAGGAGCTGATCGAAGACCTGTTCCAGCAGGGTCTGGTCAAGGTGGTCTTCGCCACCGAGACCCTGGCGGCCGGCATCAACATGCCCGCCCGCACCACGGTGATCTCGGCCCTCTCCAAACGCACCGAGCGCGGCCACCGCCCGCTGATGAGCAGCGAGTTCCTGCAGATGGCGGGCCGGGCCGGCCGCCGGGGGCTCGACACGCGCGGCTACGTGGTCACCGTCCAGAGTCGTTTCGAGGGGGTTCGGGAAGCCGGGCAGCTGGCCATCAGCCCACCGGACCCCCTGGTGAGCCAGTTCACCCCCAGTTACGGGATGGTGCTCAACCTGCTGCAGCGCTACGAGCTGGCGCGGGCCCGCGAGCTGGTGGAGTGCAGCTTCGGCCGCTATCTCGCCAGCCTCGACCTGGTGGAGGAAGAAGCGCTGCTCGACGAGCTCCGCAGCCAGCTGGACAGCCTGCAGGACACGGCCGGGGACGTTCCCTGGGAGGTGTTCGAGACCTACGAGAAACAGCGCGGCCGGCTGCGGGAGGAACGGCGCCTGCTCCGCATCCTCCAGCAGCAGGCGGAGGAGACCCTGGCCAATGAGCTGACCCTGGCGCTGCAGTTCGCCAGCGAGGGCACCCTGATCAGCCTCAAGTCCCCCCAGCTGCGGGGACGGGTCACACCGGCCGTGCTGGTGGCCAAGCGCGACGGGCCCGGTCAGTTCCCGCTGCTGCTCTGTCTGACCGACGACAACCTCTGGCTGCTGCTGCCCTGCCAGGCGGTGGTCTGCCTCCATGCCGAACTCAGCTGCCTGCAGGTGCGCGACCTCGATCCGCCGGATCTGCGACGCTCCGGCGAGCTCCGGCATGGAGACGGAGCCAGTGCGGGGCTGGCCCTGGCGGTGGGGCACATGGCCTCCCGCCATGACATGAGCACGCCCCAGTACGACCTCGCCGGCGAGGTGCAGGCCCAGGCCCGGCTGGTGGCGGAGCTCGAGGAGGAGCTGACGCTCCATCCGGCCCATCGCTGGGGCGACCGCAAGCAGCTCAAGAAGCACCGTCGCCGCATGGAGGAGCTGGAGCTGGAGATCGGCGAGCGCCAGAAGCTGCTGCACCACCGTGCCAACCGCCACTGGGAGACCTTCCTGGCCCTGATCGGAATCCTGCAGCAGTTCGGCTGCCTGGATGATCTCGAACCCACGGAGATCGGTCGCAGCGTGGCGGCCCTCCGGGGCGACAACGAGCTCTGGCTGGGCCTCGCTCTGATGAGCGGCCATCTGGATGCCCTCGAGCCCCCCGAGCTGGCCGCGGTGCTGGAGGCCATCAGCACCGAGGTGAGTCGCCCCGACCTCTGGAGCGGCTTCCCTCCCCCTCCCGCCGCCGAGGAAGCCCTTCAGGACATCGCCGGCCTGCGTCGCGAGCTGCTCCGGGCCCAGGAACGGGCCCAGGTGGTGATGCCCGCCTGGTGGGAACCGGAGCTGATGGGACTGGTCGAGGCCTGGGCCCGCGGCTGCTCCTGGAATGACCTGATCGCCAACACCTCCCTCGATGAGGGCGATGTGGTGCGCCTGCTGCGCCGCACCGTCGATCTGCTGACCCAGGTTCCCTACTGCGAAGCCGTGAGCGAGCAGCTGCGTCGGGGCGCCCGCGCGGCGCTGCGGGCCATCAACCGCTTCCCCGTCTGTGAATCAGAGGACATCCTCGCCGCCGCGGCCGCGGAGGCAGCCGCCGCCAATCCCGCCACCGAACGGGTGCCTCCCGGCACACCCCCCGCTGGCGCGGCGCTCACTCCGCCGACTGATGCGGATGGGCCATCCGCATCGGATCCACCACCGCATCAAAGCGGTCCGGACTGA
- a CDS encoding lyase family protein: MGHTPNSLRDEASAATREERDSLGTVPVAADRYWGAQTERARGNFAIGDSRMPLPIIHAIATIKKAAALSNCRLGVLDRERCNWIVAAADEVIAGRLDDHFPLSVWQSGSGTQTNMNLNEVIANRACELAGGERGTKVPVHPNDHVNRSQSTNDVFPAAIHLAVEPLLRCELLAELERLISTMERKAASWAQVVKIGRTHLMDAVPLTCGQEVGGWAAQLRAASARLQVNLDELHQLPLGGTAVGTALGTPPGYSDAVCSLLRDWTGQPWRQADNLFAVMGSHDGLVDLMDRVRMLAIALHKQVNDIRLLGCGPRAGYGELALPANEPGSSIMPGKVNPTQCEAVAMATVQVMGDAGAMAMAGAGGHLQMNVYKPLLGLTLIRSITLMRDCCRSLRDNLLEHLELNRERVAELRDRSLMLVTALVPEIGYDAASRVALHAHEQQLSLREAALALEAISPDRFDAVVDPMRMAHPHQSAE; this comes from the coding sequence ATGGGGCACACGCCGAACAGCCTCCGGGATGAAGCCTCTGCAGCCACCCGGGAGGAACGGGACAGCCTGGGAACGGTGCCGGTGGCGGCTGACCGGTACTGGGGAGCCCAGACCGAGCGGGCCCGGGGCAACTTCGCCATCGGCGACAGCCGGATGCCGCTGCCGATCATTCATGCCATCGCCACGATCAAGAAGGCGGCGGCTCTGTCCAACTGCCGTCTGGGCGTTCTGGACCGGGAGCGGTGCAACTGGATCGTGGCCGCCGCCGATGAGGTGATCGCCGGGAGGCTCGATGATCACTTTCCCCTGAGCGTCTGGCAGAGCGGCAGCGGCACCCAGACGAACATGAACCTCAATGAGGTCATCGCCAACCGGGCCTGCGAGCTGGCCGGCGGTGAGAGAGGCACCAAGGTTCCGGTCCATCCCAACGACCATGTGAACCGCTCGCAGTCGACCAATGACGTGTTTCCGGCCGCCATTCACCTGGCCGTGGAACCGCTGCTCCGATGTGAGCTGCTGGCTGAACTGGAACGGCTGATCAGCACGATGGAGCGGAAGGCCGCCAGCTGGGCCCAGGTCGTGAAGATCGGCCGCACGCACCTGATGGATGCGGTGCCCCTCACCTGCGGTCAGGAGGTGGGCGGCTGGGCGGCCCAGCTGCGGGCCGCATCCGCCCGACTACAGGTGAATCTGGATGAGCTGCATCAGCTGCCCCTGGGCGGCACGGCCGTGGGAACAGCACTCGGCACGCCTCCCGGCTATTCCGATGCGGTCTGCAGCCTGCTGCGGGATTGGACCGGCCAGCCCTGGCGCCAGGCGGACAACCTCTTCGCCGTGATGGGCAGTCACGACGGGCTGGTGGACCTGATGGACCGGGTGCGGATGCTGGCGATCGCCCTGCACAAGCAGGTGAACGACATCCGGCTGCTGGGATGCGGGCCGAGGGCCGGCTACGGCGAGCTGGCGCTGCCGGCGAACGAGCCCGGCAGCTCGATCATGCCCGGCAAGGTGAATCCCACCCAGTGCGAGGCCGTGGCGATGGCCACCGTGCAGGTGATGGGCGATGCCGGCGCCATGGCCATGGCGGGCGCCGGTGGCCACCTGCAGATGAATGTCTACAAGCCGCTGCTGGGCCTGACCCTCATCCGCAGCATCACCCTGATGCGCGACTGCTGCCGCTCCCTGCGGGACAACCTGCTGGAGCACCTGGAGCTCAACCGCGAGCGGGTCGCGGAACTGCGGGACCGCTCCCTGATGCTGGTGACGGCCCTGGTGCCGGAGATCGGCTACGACGCCGCCTCACGGGTGGCCCTGCATGCCCACGAGCAGCAGCTCTCGCTGCGGGAGGCCGCTCTGGCACTGGAGGCCATCAGTCCGGACCGCTTTGATGCGGTGGTGGATCCGATGCGGATGGCCCATCCGCATCAGTCGGCGGAGTGA
- the purB gene encoding adenylosuccinate lyase, whose amino-acid sequence MIERYTLPEMGRLWSEEAKFQSWLDVELAACEANHQLGRIPTDAMETIRANAGFDPARILEIEAEVRHDVIAFLTDLNERVGDPGRYIHVGMTSSDVLDTGLALQLRRSVALLRQELSGVEEAVRDLAIHHKDTVMIGRSHAIHGEPITFGFKLAGWLAEIRRHGERLERLERDVAVGQISGAMGTYANTDPEVERIACERLGLTPDTASTQVISRDRHADYVQCLALVGASLDRFATEIRNLQRTDVLEVEESFAKGQKGSSAMPHKRNPIRSERISGLARVLRSYVVAALENVALWHERDISHSSTERMMLPDCSVTLHFMLREMAQVVRGLGVYPDNMRRNMYLYGGVVFSQRVLLALVEQGLERDEAYRLVQRHAHAAWNTEGGDFRANLAMDPAVSERLGPDQLEACFSTDQHRANLGVIWQRLGL is encoded by the coding sequence GTGATCGAGCGCTACACACTCCCCGAGATGGGGCGCCTCTGGAGCGAGGAGGCCAAGTTCCAGAGCTGGCTGGACGTGGAGCTCGCCGCCTGCGAAGCCAACCATCAGCTGGGTCGCATTCCCACCGACGCGATGGAGACCATCCGGGCGAACGCTGGATTCGATCCGGCACGGATTCTGGAGATCGAAGCCGAGGTCCGTCACGACGTGATCGCGTTCCTCACGGATCTGAACGAGCGGGTCGGTGATCCGGGCCGCTACATCCATGTGGGCATGACCAGCAGCGACGTGCTGGACACCGGGCTGGCGCTGCAGTTACGTCGTTCGGTGGCCCTGCTGCGCCAGGAGCTGAGCGGCGTCGAAGAGGCGGTGCGCGACCTGGCGATCCATCACAAGGACACGGTGATGATCGGCCGCTCCCATGCCATCCACGGTGAACCGATCACCTTCGGCTTCAAGCTGGCCGGCTGGCTGGCGGAGATTCGCCGGCACGGCGAGCGACTGGAACGGCTGGAGCGCGACGTGGCCGTGGGCCAGATCAGCGGCGCGATGGGCACCTACGCCAACACCGACCCGGAGGTGGAGCGGATCGCCTGTGAGCGGCTGGGACTGACGCCCGACACCGCCAGCACCCAGGTGATCTCCCGCGATCGCCATGCCGACTACGTGCAGTGCCTGGCCCTGGTGGGGGCCTCGCTCGACCGCTTCGCCACAGAGATCCGCAACCTGCAGCGCACGGATGTCCTGGAGGTGGAGGAGAGCTTCGCCAAGGGGCAGAAGGGCAGCTCCGCCATGCCCCACAAGCGGAACCCGATCCGCAGTGAACGCATCAGCGGCCTGGCCAGAGTGCTGCGCAGCTATGTGGTAGCGGCCCTCGAGAACGTGGCCCTCTGGCATGAACGCGACATCAGCCACAGCTCCACCGAACGGATGATGCTGCCGGACTGCTCGGTCACGCTGCATTTCATGCTGCGGGAGATGGCGCAGGTGGTGCGGGGACTCGGCGTGTACCCCGACAACATGCGCCGCAACATGTACCTCTACGGCGGCGTGGTGTTCTCCCAGCGGGTGCTGCTGGCTCTGGTGGAGCAGGGGCTGGAGCGGGACGAGGCCTACCGGCTGGTTCAGCGCCACGCCCATGCCGCCTGGAACACGGAGGGGGGTGATTTCCGCGCCAACCTCGCAATGGATCCCGCGGTGAGCGAGCGCCTGGGTCCCGATCAGCTGGAGGCCTGCTTCAGCACGGACCAGCACCGCGCCAACCTCGGGGTGATCTGGCAGCGTCTGGGACTCTGA
- a CDS encoding TlyA family RNA methyltransferase, giving the protein MASKQRLDRRLVELGLAASRQQAQQWIRAGRVRSPDGSCLDKPGQLVSQELRPCVSRPPRFVSRGGEKLEAALEAFPIQVEGRCCLDGGISTGGFTDCLLQRGAERVYGIDVGYGQTAWSLRTDPRVTLRERTNLRHLTAPDLYTPGAPWPDLAVADVSFISLIKVLPALRSLTCSEGSEAVLLVKPQFEVGRSRVGKGGVVRDPADQLMAISQVAGAAAELGWSAAGTVASPIRGPAGNQEYLLWLRDEVLAAREGGSPLSHVVMARVVAEATGTG; this is encoded by the coding sequence ATGGCCTCCAAGCAACGCCTGGATCGACGGCTTGTCGAGCTGGGGCTCGCCGCCAGCCGTCAGCAGGCGCAGCAGTGGATCCGAGCCGGCAGGGTGCGCTCACCGGATGGCTCCTGCCTGGACAAGCCCGGTCAGCTTGTCAGCCAGGAGCTTCGTCCCTGCGTGTCGCGTCCCCCCCGCTTTGTCTCCCGCGGAGGAGAGAAGCTCGAGGCCGCTCTGGAGGCGTTCCCGATCCAGGTGGAGGGGCGCTGCTGCCTTGATGGAGGCATCTCCACCGGCGGCTTCACGGACTGCCTCCTGCAGCGCGGGGCCGAACGGGTCTATGGCATCGATGTGGGCTACGGCCAGACCGCCTGGTCGCTGAGAACCGATCCCCGGGTGACGCTGCGGGAACGCACCAACCTGCGCCATCTGACGGCCCCGGACCTCTACACCCCGGGCGCACCCTGGCCCGATCTGGCCGTGGCGGACGTGTCGTTCATCTCTCTGATCAAGGTGCTGCCGGCCCTGAGGAGTCTTACCTGTTCCGAGGGCAGCGAGGCGGTTCTTCTCGTCAAGCCCCAGTTCGAGGTGGGGCGCTCCCGGGTGGGGAAGGGAGGCGTGGTGCGCGACCCGGCCGATCAGCTGATGGCCATCAGCCAGGTGGCTGGAGCCGCCGCGGAGCTGGGCTGGTCAGCGGCCGGGACCGTGGCCTCCCCGATCCGTGGACCCGCCGGCAATCAGGAGTATCTGCTCTGGTTGCGGGACGAGGTGCTCGCAGCCCGGGAGGGTGGATCGCCCCTGAGCCATGTCGTGATGGCCCGGGTGGTGGCTGAAGCCACCGGAACAGGCTGA
- a CDS encoding P-II family nitrogen regulator gives MKKVEAIIRPFKLEDVKLALVNAGIIGMTVSEVRGFGRQKGQVERYRGSEFTVEFLQKLKLEVVVDDERVDAVITAIAEAAKTGEIGDGKIFISPVDSVVRIRTGDKDSSAL, from the coding sequence ATGAAGAAAGTCGAGGCCATCATCCGTCCGTTCAAGCTGGAGGATGTCAAACTCGCCCTCGTGAACGCGGGCATCATCGGCATGACCGTCAGTGAAGTCCGAGGCTTCGGGCGTCAGAAAGGCCAGGTGGAGCGTTACCGGGGCTCGGAATTCACCGTCGAGTTCCTGCAGAAGCTAAAACTTGAGGTCGTTGTGGATGATGAGCGGGTGGATGCGGTGATCACCGCGATTGCCGAGGCGGCCAAGACCGGTGAGATCGGCGATGGCAAGATCTTCATCTCTCCCGTCGACTCCGTCGTGCGCATCCGAACCGGCGACAAGGACAGCAGCGCACTCTGA
- a CDS encoding DUF4278 domain-containing protein produces the protein MTSPTLSYRGVRYDASSHTQPDKADVEHVYRGHHYRSSLRHEAAPVDESVTLQYRGQRYHHHAAAGKA, from the coding sequence ATGACCAGCCCCACCCTGTCGTATCGCGGTGTGCGCTACGACGCCTCCAGCCACACGCAGCCGGACAAGGCCGATGTGGAGCACGTGTATCGCGGCCACCACTACCGCTCCTCGCTCCGTCACGAGGCCGCGCCCGTGGACGAGAGCGTGACACTGCAGTACCGCGGTCAGCGTTACCACCATCACGCCGCTGCCGGCAAGGCCTGA
- the queF gene encoding preQ(1) synthase encodes MESTVSVPQPAAAGPETDASSDAATVRPLYGQRAIAEAQLLCFENPRRGRTYEIAIELPEFTCLCPFSGYPDFAVLRLLYQPGPRVMELKALKLYINSWRDRSISHEEVVNRILDDCVEASEPDWMQIEADFHPRGNVHTVIRVSHGSRRPC; translated from the coding sequence ATGGAGTCAACGGTGTCAGTGCCGCAACCGGCGGCTGCAGGGCCGGAGACCGATGCATCCAGCGACGCCGCGACCGTGCGTCCCCTGTACGGGCAGCGGGCGATCGCCGAAGCACAACTGCTGTGTTTCGAGAATCCGAGGCGCGGCCGCACCTACGAAATCGCCATCGAACTGCCGGAGTTCACCTGTCTGTGCCCGTTCTCCGGCTATCCCGACTTCGCTGTGCTGCGGCTCCTCTATCAGCCCGGTCCCAGGGTGATGGAGCTGAAGGCTCTCAAGCTCTACATCAACTCCTGGCGGGATCGTTCGATTTCCCACGAGGAAGTGGTCAATCGCATCCTCGACGATTGTGTGGAGGCCTCTGAACCCGACTGGATGCAGATCGAGGCGGACTTTCACCCGCGCGGCAATGTACACACCGTCATCCGGGTGAGCCACGGGTCCCGCCGGCCCTGCTGA
- a CDS encoding cytochrome c biogenesis protein ResB, which translates to MARLLSWISSLRLAIVLLLLISLASGLGTALPQQEASSFYTRYDAAPWLGVVNGTWIQRLQLDHVYSSAWFLGLLAWLGLALILCSWRRQWPALQQALRWVDYREPRQLSKMALSERVPCDRPQAVVPGLAEELRRRGWQVRLANDRLAARRGLAGRIGPLLVHTGLIVLMVGAVWGSLAGARLERYLAPGHDIEMLDASGSAQVTLRLDSFSVERDPAGRPEQFRSMLRLWPGAADAAGDGPTVQREISVNHPLRYRGMTVYQADWSLAAITIRFGNSPPLQIPLQPLEQLGDQVWGVVLPTQKDGSDPVLLALTSEQGPVQVFGGDGQLLGSLAVGPGGDSLPSLPLRVQSVLPASGLLFKRDPGVPLVYGGFGVVLIGGGLSVIATRQIWAIADASHGSLYLAGLCNRNLTGLADDLPVLTAAAFSRAGGTRGSPG; encoded by the coding sequence GTGGCGCGCCTGCTCTCCTGGATCTCCAGCCTCAGGCTGGCCATCGTTCTGCTGCTTCTGATCAGCCTGGCGAGCGGGCTCGGCACCGCCCTGCCTCAGCAGGAAGCCAGCAGCTTCTACACCCGCTACGACGCCGCCCCCTGGCTCGGCGTCGTCAACGGCACCTGGATCCAGCGGCTGCAGCTGGATCACGTGTACTCCAGCGCCTGGTTCCTCGGCCTGCTCGCCTGGCTGGGACTGGCCCTGATCCTCTGCAGCTGGCGGCGCCAGTGGCCCGCCCTGCAGCAGGCGCTGCGCTGGGTGGACTACCGGGAGCCCCGTCAGCTGAGCAAGATGGCCCTCTCGGAGCGGGTGCCCTGTGACCGGCCGCAGGCGGTGGTGCCGGGCCTGGCCGAGGAACTGCGCCGCCGAGGCTGGCAGGTGCGGCTCGCGAACGATCGCCTGGCCGCCCGCCGTGGCCTGGCGGGCCGGATCGGGCCACTGCTGGTCCACACCGGCCTGATCGTGCTGATGGTGGGAGCGGTCTGGGGCAGCCTGGCCGGAGCCCGGCTGGAGCGCTATCTGGCACCGGGGCATGACATCGAGATGCTGGATGCCTCCGGTTCAGCCCAGGTCACGCTCCGCCTGGACTCCTTCAGCGTCGAGCGGGATCCGGCCGGCCGGCCCGAGCAGTTCCGCTCCATGCTCCGCCTCTGGCCGGGGGCCGCCGATGCCGCCGGCGATGGTCCGACCGTGCAGCGCGAGATCAGCGTGAATCACCCGCTGCGTTACCGGGGCATGACCGTCTACCAGGCGGACTGGTCACTGGCGGCGATCACGATCCGTTTCGGCAACAGCCCGCCGCTGCAGATTCCGCTTCAGCCTCTCGAGCAGCTCGGTGATCAGGTGTGGGGTGTGGTGCTGCCGACGCAGAAGGACGGCAGCGATCCCGTGCTGCTCGCCCTCACCAGCGAGCAGGGGCCTGTTCAGGTCTTCGGCGGCGATGGCCAGCTGCTGGGCAGCCTTGCGGTCGGCCCGGGGGGGGACTCCCTGCCCTCCCTGCCGCTGCGGGTGCAGTCGGTGCTTCCGGCGAGCGGACTGCTGTTCAAGCGCGATCCGGGCGTGCCGCTGGTCTACGGGGGCTTCGGCGTGGTTCTGATCGGTGGCGGCCTCAGCGTGATCGCCACCCGGCAGATCTGGGCCATCGCGGATGCCAGTCACGGCAGCCTGTACCTGGCGGGCCTCTGCAATCGCAACCTCACCGGCCTGGCGGATGACCTGCCGGTTCTGACCGCCGCGGCCTTCAGCAGGGCCGGCGGGACCCGTGGCTCACCCGGATGA
- a CDS encoding cytochrome c biogenesis CcdA family protein — protein sequence MVSDLALRAEEMLEAALGAPSATTLLVVFAGGLITSLGPCSLSLLPVTLAYLAGFEDGPRSPWLRSGSFASGVILSLVILGLISGTLGRLYGQIPGLIPTLVALLALLMGLNLLGVVPLRLPAGPDPERWRSRVPSPLAPMAAGLAFGLAGSSCTTPVLAVLLAWMARTGDPVLSTIVLTTFGAGQVVPLLLAGTAAASLPTLLSLRGAGRWVPSLSGVVLVSMGLLTLVARWS from the coding sequence ATGGTGTCCGACCTCGCCCTCCGCGCCGAGGAGATGCTGGAAGCCGCTCTCGGGGCCCCATCGGCAACCACCCTGCTGGTGGTGTTCGCCGGCGGGCTGATCACCAGCCTCGGCCCCTGCTCCCTGTCGCTTCTGCCGGTGACCCTGGCCTATCTAGCGGGGTTTGAGGACGGTCCACGCTCCCCCTGGCTGCGCAGCGGCAGTTTCGCCTCCGGAGTGATCCTCTCCCTGGTGATCCTCGGCCTGATCAGCGGCACGCTGGGTCGCCTCTACGGACAGATTCCCGGCCTGATTCCGACACTGGTCGCCCTGCTGGCCCTGCTGATGGGCCTCAACCTGCTGGGAGTCGTGCCGCTGCGCCTCCCGGCGGGCCCCGATCCGGAACGCTGGCGCAGCCGTGTTCCCTCCCCCCTGGCGCCGATGGCCGCGGGCCTCGCCTTCGGACTGGCCGGCTCCTCGTGCACCACACCCGTGCTGGCGGTACTGCTGGCCTGGATGGCCCGCACCGGTGACCCCGTCCTCAGCACGATCGTTCTCACCACCTTCGGAGCCGGGCAGGTCGTGCCGCTGCTGCTGGCAGGAACGGCGGCCGCCAGCCTGCCGACCCTTCTCAGCCTTAGGGGAGCCGGCCGCTGGGTTCCCTCCCTCAGCGGTGTGGTGCTGGTCAGCATGGGTCTGCTCACCCTCGTCGCCCGCTGGAGCTGA